Proteins found in one Fimbriimonadaceae bacterium genomic segment:
- a CDS encoding recombinase family protein, giving the protein GGHGVLGCRPEDQRGNPGKRALRLIEEEAESIRLVIAMRDQGMTLQKFAGELNAQGFRTKAGAEFSHVQVWRVLNREAFYRGQGVITRSVEGGASGAHSAILLASSDKKNHCPI; this is encoded by the coding sequence CGGGTGGCCACGGTGTTCTCGGCTGTCGGCCCGAAGACCAAAGGGGGAACCCCGGTAAGCGTGCCCTTCGACTGATCGAAGAGGAAGCCGAATCGATCCGGCTGGTCATCGCCATGCGTGATCAGGGAATGACGCTTCAAAAGTTCGCGGGAGAACTGAACGCCCAAGGCTTCCGAACCAAGGCCGGGGCCGAGTTCTCCCATGTCCAAGTCTGGCGAGTTCTTAACCGAGAGGCGTTCTATCGCGGCCAAGGTGTCATCACTCGAAGCGTCGAAGGTGGAGCTTCGGGAGCACACTCGGCCATCCTGTTAGCTTCCTCCGACAAGAAAAACCATTGCCCAATCTAG
- a CDS encoding RHS repeat-associated core domain-containing protein, producing the protein MSHKEPTHDWLPADIDKMSDLLPIIGAPGFQVCLAPDPPKKTKGRATSIVGPGVSQSNVYNGLDTRVGSTTNSVGRSFLRDGAYVTDPVLSDGAATYAPGVSERRRAATTFLHSGTKNADAQSGTGQTVAASRQYDAFGNLIASTGTWNGPFGYAGGFGYQEDATGLRLLGHSYYDSSTGRFLTRDPINDGRNWYLYCDNDPLSRQDRTGLAWHDPVSVTVTAGFGGKVIAFGDFPWMPGDGWRDTEVPRGYVTHPDMDVDMVLIIHPDGRTEFVFLPGNGIVGDGKETRSCYYIDADGKVRSDICQTPCIPAGPGLFQWWDQRWSDWIEEAYGTGFPKGYGPKQSPFEPCLARW; encoded by the coding sequence ATGAGCCACAAAGAGCCGACCCACGATTGGCTGCCCGCCGACATCGACAAGATGTCGGACTTGCTCCCAATCATCGGGGCACCGGGCTTTCAAGTGTGCCTCGCGCCCGACCCGCCCAAAAAGACCAAGGGCCGGGCCACGAGCATCGTCGGGCCTGGCGTTTCCCAGAGCAACGTCTACAACGGCCTCGACACCCGCGTGGGCTCGACCACAAACTCGGTGGGCCGCTCTTTCCTGCGGGACGGAGCCTACGTCACCGATCCAGTGCTCTCCGACGGAGCGGCAACCTACGCGCCGGGCGTTTCCGAGCGAAGAAGGGCGGCCACGACCTTCCTTCATTCGGGCACCAAGAATGCCGACGCCCAGAGCGGGACGGGCCAGACGGTGGCGGCATCCAGGCAGTACGACGCTTTCGGCAACCTCATTGCTTCTACGGGGACATGGAACGGTCCCTTCGGTTATGCGGGCGGATTCGGCTATCAAGAGGATGCTACGGGCCTGAGGCTTCTGGGGCACAGCTACTATGACTCCTCTACCGGAAGATTCCTTACACGCGACCCTATCAATGATGGACGCAATTGGTATCTCTATTGCGATAATGACCCTCTTAGCCGGCAAGACCGTACCGGGCTAGCTTGGCATGATCCCGTCTCGGTTACTGTAACTGCTGGTTTTGGTGGCAAGGTCATTGCATTCGGAGACTTTCCGTGGATGCCTGGCGACGGTTGGCGAGATACAGAAGTGCCACGTGGATATGTAACTCACCCCGACATGGACGTGGATATGGTCCTGATCATACATCCAGACGGTCGCACTGAGTTCGTGTTTCTACCAGGCAACGGGATTGTTGGAGACGGTAAGGAGACGCGTTCTTGCTACTACATAGACGCTGACGGAAAAGTCCGCTCTGATATCTGTCAAACCCCATGCATCCCAGCCGGCCCTGGCTTATTTCAATGGTGGGATCAACGTTGGAGCGATTGGATTGAAGAAGCATACGGGACAGGCTTCCCGAAGGGTTATGGACCTAAGCAGTCACCATTCGAGCCCTGTCTGGCGCGCTGGTAG
- a CDS encoding glycoside hydrolase family 88 protein, which yields MFAALVLAMAPFGHDHVVARDGGWCWFADPRAVWFRGRIVAGSVASDGDVTVHDYDPVAKKGTDLLLAGQFERDDHDNPAFLPLSGGRLLAFYSKHAGREIWMAESDGGAGALRFGPARALKLNGQATRMTYTYPNPQSLSAEKGRIYLFWRGMDWKPTFSWSDDQGKTWEPGRVFVQSPGTGPGVRPYMKVAGDGVRRIHFAFTDGHPRDEPTNSIYYMRYEGGAFRDAAGRVVGRLDGRPVDPKQAGLVYDGEAENVRAWIWDVTATKKGDPVIVYTRLPAEDHHVYRYAWWDGRRWVDRKIVDAGKWFPQTPPGTKELEPHYSGGVCLDPADPRFVYLSRPVGGRFEIERWFTADGGDTWSHVAVTGASKHDSVRPFVVRGDRPGQGPVVMWENASKYRHYTDYRATLQAADEDRGPWSATDPTRTMEAVWRWVRSNPSRHQPTDWTVAPLYSGVLDYAAATGDEEARSWVRAVGEANAWKLGPRKLMADDHAVGQAYLQLYANDHDPRELAAARAMGDNVAAADHTGSLEWKDSVHDREWAWCDALYMGPPTLAMLARETGDRKYLDLAARLWQKTSDYLYDPVEHLYFRDSRYFKTREANGKKVFWSRGNGWVLAGLARVLGQVPKGDPVRPPLEAQFKAMAARVAGLQSKDGYWRSSLLDPASYPAAETSGTGFFCYALAWGVNEGLLDRAAFKPTVDRAFAAMTRAVDPNGRLAWVQPIGADPRSVSYADTDAYGVGAFLLAACQVAKM from the coding sequence ATGTTCGCCGCGCTAGTCCTCGCCATGGCCCCCTTCGGACACGACCACGTCGTGGCCCGCGACGGGGGATGGTGCTGGTTCGCCGACCCACGGGCGGTCTGGTTCCGCGGGCGGATCGTCGCCGGGAGCGTCGCCTCCGACGGTGACGTCACCGTCCATGACTACGACCCGGTGGCGAAGAAGGGGACCGACCTGCTCCTCGCCGGGCAGTTTGAGCGGGACGACCACGACAACCCCGCCTTCCTTCCCCTGTCGGGCGGGCGGCTACTGGCGTTCTATTCCAAGCATGCGGGCCGCGAGATCTGGATGGCGGAGTCCGACGGAGGCGCCGGTGCGCTGCGCTTCGGCCCCGCCCGGGCTCTGAAGCTGAACGGACAGGCGACGCGGATGACCTACACCTATCCGAACCCCCAGTCGCTTTCGGCAGAGAAGGGCCGCATCTACCTCTTTTGGCGCGGCATGGACTGGAAGCCGACGTTCAGCTGGTCCGACGACCAGGGCAAGACGTGGGAGCCGGGCCGGGTCTTCGTCCAATCCCCCGGCACGGGGCCGGGCGTCCGTCCCTACATGAAGGTCGCCGGTGACGGCGTCCGTCGGATCCACTTCGCCTTCACCGACGGCCACCCCCGCGACGAACCCACGAACTCGATCTATTACATGCGCTACGAGGGCGGGGCGTTCCGCGACGCCGCCGGCCGCGTGGTGGGCCGCCTCGACGGGCGCCCCGTCGACCCCAAGCAGGCCGGCCTGGTCTACGACGGAGAAGCAGAGAACGTCAGGGCGTGGATCTGGGACGTCACCGCCACGAAGAAGGGGGACCCCGTCATCGTCTACACCCGGCTGCCCGCCGAGGACCACCACGTCTACCGCTACGCCTGGTGGGACGGACGCCGTTGGGTCGACCGGAAGATCGTGGACGCAGGCAAGTGGTTCCCGCAGACACCACCGGGCACGAAGGAGCTCGAACCCCACTATTCGGGCGGCGTCTGCCTGGACCCCGCCGACCCTCGGTTCGTCTATCTCTCCCGCCCGGTCGGCGGCCGGTTCGAGATCGAGCGGTGGTTCACCGCCGACGGCGGTGACACCTGGAGCCATGTCGCGGTGACCGGGGCGAGCAAGCACGACAGCGTCCGGCCGTTCGTGGTGCGGGGCGACCGCCCCGGACAGGGGCCGGTCGTCATGTGGGAGAACGCCTCGAAGTACCGCCACTACACCGACTACCGCGCCACCCTCCAGGCCGCCGACGAGGACCGCGGGCCCTGGTCGGCGACGGACCCGACGCGGACAATGGAGGCGGTCTGGCGATGGGTGCGGAGCAACCCCTCGCGGCACCAGCCCACCGACTGGACGGTGGCCCCCCTCTACTCGGGCGTGCTGGACTATGCCGCCGCCACCGGCGACGAGGAGGCCCGGTCTTGGGTGCGGGCCGTCGGCGAGGCCAACGCCTGGAAGCTCGGCCCGCGAAAGCTCATGGCCGACGACCACGCCGTGGGCCAGGCGTACCTGCAGCTCTACGCCAATGACCACGACCCGCGCGAGCTCGCCGCGGCCCGCGCGATGGGCGACAATGTCGCCGCCGCCGACCACACCGGCAGCCTGGAATGGAAGGACTCCGTCCACGACCGCGAGTGGGCGTGGTGCGACGCCCTCTACATGGGCCCGCCGACCCTGGCGATGCTCGCCCGCGAGACCGGCGACCGCAAGTACCTCGACCTGGCCGCCCGGCTCTGGCAGAAGACGTCCGACTACCTCTACGACCCCGTCGAACACCTCTACTTCCGCGACAGCCGGTACTTCAAGACCCGCGAGGCCAACGGCAAGAAGGTGTTCTGGTCGCGGGGCAACGGCTGGGTCCTCGCCGGGCTGGCCCGGGTGCTCGGCCAAGTCCCCAAGGGCGACCCCGTCCGGCCCCCGCTGGAGGCGCAGTTCAAGGCGATGGCCGCCCGCGTGGCGGGACTGCAGTCCAAGGACGGCTACTGGCGGAGCAGCCTGCTCGACCCGGCCTCCTACCCGGCCGCCGAGACGAGCGGCACCGGGTTCTTCTGCTACGCCTTGGCCTGGGGGGTCAACGAAGGACTGCTCGACCGGGCCGCGTTCAAGCCCACCGTCGACCGCGCCTTCGCCGCCATGACCCGCGCGGTCGACCCCAACGGACGGCTGGCCTGGGTGCAGCCGATCGGCGCCGACCCCCGCTCGGTGTCGTATGCGGACACCGACGCCTACGGCGTGGGGGCGTTCCTCCTCGCCGCGTGCCAGGTGGCCAAGATGTGA
- a CDS encoding type II secretion system protein gives MAPQRRNRRPRAFTLIELLVVVAIIAVLAAILFPVFAQAKATAKKAVCLSNLKQIGLAIAMYRPDYDDYNPRYRFCPDLPGNELCTYLTNPVQWTGPQEIWWAPYDNSVEPDWPGPYYHWKGGFLQPYVKNFQIFKDPSDTVWQVGYAMSYVTEGPMGRSASEVANPVVLQVWDHRRTPGCADTRTGHAGPPWTPFPPEADTKHTHYPDRHTGGFNPLSHDGSVRWRNVKSLKVSDFIATSAP, from the coding sequence ATGGCTCCCCAGAGAAGAAACCGCCGACCAAGGGCGTTCACGCTCATCGAGCTCTTGGTCGTGGTCGCGATCATCGCGGTCCTTGCCGCCATCCTGTTCCCCGTGTTTGCCCAGGCCAAAGCGACCGCCAAGAAGGCGGTGTGCCTTTCCAACCTCAAGCAGATCGGCCTTGCGATCGCGATGTACCGCCCCGACTACGACGACTACAACCCGCGGTACCGCTTCTGCCCGGACCTTCCCGGCAACGAACTGTGCACGTATCTCACCAACCCGGTGCAATGGACCGGGCCGCAGGAGATCTGGTGGGCACCCTACGACAACTCGGTGGAGCCCGACTGGCCCGGACCCTACTACCACTGGAAGGGCGGGTTTCTCCAGCCTTACGTCAAGAACTTCCAGATCTTTAAGGACCCGTCGGACACGGTCTGGCAAGTCGGCTACGCCATGAGCTACGTCACCGAGGGGCCCATGGGCCGCAGCGCCAGCGAGGTCGCCAACCCCGTCGTGCTCCAGGTGTGGGACCACCGCCGCACGCCGGGTTGCGCCGACACTCGGACGGGCCACGCCGGACCCCCGTGGACGCCTTTCCCGCCCGAGGCCGACACCAAGCACACCCACTACCCCGACCGCCACACCGGGGGCTTCAACCCCCTGAGCCACGACGGCAGCGTGCGCTGGCGTAACGTCAAGAGTCTGAAGGTCTCGGATTTCATCGCCACCAGCGCGCCCTGA
- a CDS encoding adenine-specific methyltransferase EcoRI family protein yields MAENKDAEAPGNRTLSSAKRAKQDEFYTQLPDIANELKHYTKHLKNKVVLCNCDDPYESNFFRYFALNFRALGLKKLVCASYAGSPVVGGQLPLFEIEGLKEQRNKEPYLVEIVEVPDLNQDGSVDLVDVGLLLKQRKNVARPLQGDGTYPGGDFRSQACVAALKEADVVVTNPPFSLFREYIAQLVEHDKKFLIIGSKNAITYKEVFKLIKENKVWLGTGFANGNAFFRIPEANVREFASGVYDQSTGLVKFRNVGWFTNMDNPKRHETIPLFRKYTAAEYPKYDNYDAINVNKVADIPVDYDGAMGVPITFFDKYNPDQFAILDANDLRKKKTTAPFKEHGLIKDKDSAIKGKPTYVRVVIRRK; encoded by the coding sequence ATGGCCGAGAACAAGGACGCCGAAGCCCCCGGTAACCGCACCCTCTCCAGTGCCAAGCGCGCCAAGCAGGACGAGTTCTACACCCAGCTCCCCGACATCGCCAACGAACTCAAGCACTACACCAAACACCTCAAAAACAAAGTCGTCCTCTGCAACTGCGACGACCCCTACGAGTCCAACTTCTTCCGGTACTTCGCCCTCAACTTCCGCGCCCTCGGCCTCAAAAAGCTCGTCTGCGCCAGCTACGCCGGATCGCCCGTCGTCGGCGGCCAGCTCCCCCTCTTCGAGATCGAGGGCCTGAAGGAACAGAGGAACAAGGAGCCCTACCTCGTCGAGATCGTCGAGGTCCCCGACCTGAACCAGGACGGCTCGGTGGACCTCGTGGACGTCGGCCTGCTCCTGAAACAGCGCAAGAACGTCGCCCGCCCGCTCCAGGGCGACGGGACCTACCCCGGCGGCGACTTCCGCAGCCAGGCGTGCGTCGCGGCGCTGAAGGAGGCGGACGTCGTCGTCACCAACCCGCCCTTCTCCCTCTTCCGCGAGTACATCGCCCAGCTCGTCGAGCACGACAAGAAGTTCCTCATCATCGGCTCGAAGAACGCGATCACCTACAAGGAGGTTTTCAAACTCATCAAGGAGAACAAGGTCTGGCTAGGGACCGGCTTCGCCAACGGCAACGCGTTCTTCCGCATCCCCGAGGCGAACGTCCGCGAGTTCGCCTCGGGCGTCTACGACCAGAGCACCGGCCTCGTCAAGTTCCGCAACGTCGGCTGGTTCACGAACATGGACAACCCGAAGCGGCACGAGACGATCCCGCTCTTCCGGAAGTACACCGCCGCCGAATACCCGAAGTACGACAACTACGACGCGATCAATGTGAACAAGGTCGCCGACATCCCCGTGGACTACGACGGGGCGATGGGGGTGCCGATCACCTTCTTCGACAAGTACAACCCCGACCAGTTCGCCATCCTTGACGCGAACGATCTCCGGAAGAAGAAGACTACGGCCCCTTTCAAGGAGCACGGGCTCATCAAGGACAAGGACAGCGCGATCAAGGGCAAGCCGACGTACGTCCGCGTGGTCATCAGGCGCAAGTGA